In Syntrophales bacterium, the genomic stretch CCGGCGGTCGCCCGCGTCCGGTAGCAGAGAATGCAGGACTCGACGGCCTGCCGGTTGAAGAAATTGTCCGCCGGGACCCAGGGTGGACCGATCAGCTTGGACTGCTGTTCCCCGCCGGCCCCCCAGCCGGCGATGGGCGCTGCGATGCCGGTGTAGATCAGGGTGCCTGCCGGTACGAGCACCATCGTCATGTTGGTCGGGAAGGAGGGAAGCGCGAACAGATCGCGCACCTGGGCCGGCGTGAGGCCGCGTACCGTCGCCGTCCGCATGACCCACGACCCGACGGGATTCGAGGGATTGACGGGGTCCGCGGGATTGTAGAACCGGATGAAATACTGGGGTACGGTGGTCTGGATGGTGGTGACGTCGGTGCTGTTTTCGAAGGGGGGGATCCCGCCCAGCCTCGCGTTCACGGTTGCCGCCGTCTCCACGGCGATCAGGGTCCCGAGCGGCTGCACCAGGTTGCGCCAGTCCTCGCTCCACGCAGGGGAGAGCGGGGCGCAGAGGATGGCGGCAAGCAGGCAGAAGAGGAGAGATGTCTTCTTCAAAGCTCCCTGTCACCCAGGGGGGTGATCCGTACCGTTGCCACTCCCCGCCGGATGATGCCGAGATCGCGGGCCGCCGCGCGGGACAGGTCGATGATCTCGAAATTCCGCTTTCTGCAGCGGTCGTTGACCGTCACGACGACCGAGCGGTTGTTGGCCAGGTTCTTCACTCTGACCTTCGTTCCGTGCGAGATCGTCGGATGGGCCGCGGTCATTTTCCGCTGGTCGAAGATTGCGCCCGAACTGGTCCTCCTGCCATGGTAACGGTCGGCATAATAGGTTGCCTTGCCCAGCTTTCCTTCCGCTTTCTTCACCGTGGATGAAACTTCTTTTGTCCCGGCCGGGGATCCCGGCGCGTTCTCTTCCTCCGCCAGAGCGGGCAGGGCCGTGACAAGAAGGGCCAGCAGGAGGCAGGCAAGGGTCATAAACAGAAATGTATGCTTGGGATTTTCAGGTCTCATGGGGATCTCTCTTTCGTGATATTTTTCCGGGGTATTTGAGCGGGAAGATTGTCAACGTGAGGGGACCCCTTTACCCCGGACACACCGGCGAAGTCAAGTTTTTTAGCCTTTCTTAAGGAAATACGAGTGGTTGGTTTAATTATGGGCCGAACATTTCCTGCCTTGCAATTCAAGACGAAGTATCCCACATTACAATTCGGCCATTGGTTGTATCACCGGCAAAACCGGGAACGCGGCTGTTTGTCTATTCTATGTTACCGGGAGTGAGTCGAATGGATTCGATCGTTCCGTCGGACATCCGGTACCTGTTCCAGGAGCATGGCACGGAGCAGATTCTTGAGGCGGGGCAGGTCCTGTTTCTTCAGGGGGAGGCCAGCGACGCGGTTTACTACGTCGTGAGCGGAAGCCTGGATGTATATGCGGGATACGGCGACGATCCGGTCTTGCTCAATCATGTCGAGCCCGGCCACCTGGTCGGGGAACTGGGCGCCATCACGCAAAGTCCGCGCTCCGCCACTCTGGTCGCCACCACCCGGGTGGTCCTGTCCCGAATATCGACGGAGCATTTCCGGGGCCTTCTCGCCAATGCTCTGTCGCTGGTGGAGACCATGCTCTCCAGCGCGCGCGGGTATGTGATCTCCGCGGACACGGCGAGGATCGACCTGGGGAATACCTTTCAGCAGGTCCAGAAACGCTTGAATGTGCTGGGGGAAGAGAAGAAGCAGCTCGAGGAGCTGCTGCGGCTGCGCGACGAACTCGAGTCCATGGTGGTTCATGACCTGCGCAATCCGCTGAACACGGTCACCCTGGTCCTGGACCTGCTGGAGCCCCTGAAGGATCAGGTCAGGGACACCGAACGATTCACGCTCCTCGTCCGCATGGCGAAGACGGCCACGCAGAGCATGACGCACCTGATCTCCATGCTGCTCGATATCGCCCGGCTGGAGGCCGGCAGACTCGTCCTGGACATCAGTGAATTCGACCTCTCCGTGATGCTCGAAGAGCTGGCCGCCATGCAGCAGATGCAGGTGATACGCAAACAGATCGAGATCGTCACCCAGTCTCCGCCGGGCATGATGGTGAAGGCCGACCGGAGCATGCTGTGGCGCGTGGTGTTGAATGTC encodes the following:
- a CDS encoding septal ring lytic transglycosylase RlpA family protein, yielding MRPENPKHTFLFMTLACLLLALLVTALPALAEEENAPGSPAGTKEVSSTVKKAEGKLGKATYYADRYHGRRTSSGAIFDQRKMTAAHPTISHGTKVRVKNLANNRSVVVTVNDRCRKRNFEIIDLSRAAARDLGIIRRGVATVRITPLGDREL
- a CDS encoding HAMP domain-containing sensor histidine kinase yields the protein MDSIVPSDIRYLFQEHGTEQILEAGQVLFLQGEASDAVYYVVSGSLDVYAGYGDDPVLLNHVEPGHLVGELGAITQSPRSATLVATTRVVLSRISTEHFRGLLANALSLVETMLSSARGYVISADTARIDLGNTFQQVQKRLNVLGEEKKQLEELLRLRDELESMVVHDLRNPLNTVTLVLDLLEPLKDQVRDTERFTLLVRMAKTATQSMTHLISMLLDIARLEAGRLVLDISEFDLSVMLEELAAMQQMQVIRKQIEIVTQSPPGMMVKADRSMLWRVVLNVLDNAIKFAPRMSRIEVAACPVGNRNIHIRVTDSGPGIPPGERERIFEKFTQVSDAEHMSRGGTGLGLTFCRMAVEAHGGSIRADEGPSGTGNSIHIELPQD